AGTTGTTTATAGAATTGGACTAGATGAATCAAAAGCAAAGATAGAACTGCCTTTTGCCTGCAAACGAAAAGAGAACTAACGGTAACTTGATATAGTCTTCCTCAGTGTAGCTGGGCATAGGTGACAGAATGGAGTTATTGGCTAGCATACAGGGAGGTTAATGCGTACCTTTTGCCTGCAAGGACCTTTTGCAGCTGGTTGATCAACTTCCTTTCATCCATTGTGGCTGCGTCTCTGTATAGCTCGGTGTTAAGTTCAAGCAGGATGTCCCTGAGAACTTTCTTCGTGTTTGGATTCTGACCCACTGGAACAAAACCTTGACACTGATATGTTTTGCTAAGCTTGTCATACAATGCTTTTGCAAGAGTTGTCTTTCCCAATCCTCCAAATCCAACAATGGAGACTATCTTGAGATTATTTTCAAACATCTCAACCCCATCGGACAAGACCTTCACTAGCTCATCAATCGCCTTATCAATACCAACAAGGTCAGATACCTTGTTGTATAGAGATGAGAGACGAGGATCAACTGTAGTTGTTGCAAGATTACCAACAACATCATCGATCTTGTACTTGTCGCGCCGTTCCTTGATCTTCCTAACTTGGCTCTCGATATTTTTGATGTCATTGGCcatttcatgccatgccttgaacTTGGTGAGCTCACCGCGGGCCGTCTTCAATAAGTGCTTGATTTTGGTCTTGGTTGGCTCAACACCCTCAACACGCGTCACGAAGGAGTCAAGGCTGTCCTCGATGGCGTAGGACAACTCCCTGACCTCATTAGCCCAAATTTTGACCTGCCGGTCGAGTTGATCCAGCGGCACGCTGGACACCTTGACAAGGGCTGCTTGCATGCTCTCAAGCTCAGCCTCGAGTTCTTCTATCCCCTTCTTCACACTCTCCTTCAGCTTGTACTCCTCCTTGAGAAGCTCCCCCAGCTTGGGGAGGAGAGAGCTCATCGCCCCCGTGGCGAACTCCATGCTCGACCCTCACCCTTTCCCCCTCTCACTTTTGCTAGCCTGCCggctcctctcctctctctttttctcccacTCAGTTTCTATCTCCTTTCAGAAGTTCTTTGGTGCGGCTGTGGCTAGGTTGCTGCCGCTTGTATGAATATATGGAGTACTAGCTTGTTTGATTGGCTTTGAAGCATCTTTCCATGTGCAACTGCAAAGTTTGTCCAGATCTGTGCGAAGTTTCTTGTTATATGTAGTTTCACACCAGGCTGGCCCTTTGTTTTTAAATACCAACGATGACTTAATCAGTCTGCAGCCGGCTTGGCTTCCAAGATATACCTTTGTTAATCAGAAGGGGTTTCAAATTTTAATTGCTCAAAACTGAAGTGTATACATTTGAAATCTATAACTGGTTTGAGCTGCTTCCAATCGATTTTTTTGGGTAGATGGACGCATTATTGGTTTAGAGCAAGGATAGACCAATCTGTTTTGTCAGCTCGCTGTGGCGTGCATGCATTAGCTTTCATCGAGTCTTCAAgtaaatatgcatgcatgtgaggaGCAGTTGTATGGAATCTTGCCAACTTATGTCGACCTACTTGTATAAATGGAGCTGTTGTACGAAATATTACTTTAGTTTTtattccctccgttccataatataagagcgttttgtgtaaaaaatgctcttatattatggaacagagggagtagaaggtTAGCCGACTCAAGAAATTAAGCTAGCTGCAAGTTGGCTTAGTAACATGGGAGGAACATGGATGGTCACAAGAGTGGGTATGCTGCATGGGCTACCAAACTTAAATCTTAATTAGCAGCTAACATGCCAAGATTATTTTAGTAACAAGCCTCGTCTTTGGGGTCAAGAGAGCTAATTGGCTTGGGGCAAGTGGGGGAGAGCTGGTACGTTTGAACAGATCAGAGCAAACATTGTAGGTTAGTGACAATCGTGTAATTTTCATTCATATGGTATGCAGTTAAATCAAAATACAGTACAAAATTAGTTACTTATAACCGCACAAGGAATTGGTCAATATATACAATCCAATTTGTGCATCTAGTATATGAAACAGGGCGTGCGTTCAGACGTCCATGTCGATCCACCAGCCATGATGTAACACAAATTTTAACTAAGCTTGAAGATAGTACAATATATATGAAGGACGACTTTTGGGGGGCATTCGATTGCAACCGGCTGAACCGTACATTATTGCTTCGGATATATACAAACCTCCTAAATTTCTTGGATGCTTCATCCATACAAAATATATGTATAACACTGTCGATCTAGCTGGTGTGGTACATTGCATGCATACATTTGGACGAATTCCTCGAGTAATTTTACATGCATATTTAAACAGTGCCAACGTGATCTAGAAAGCCTCGACTTGCTGGAGCATCCAATCCATCGAGTCTCATCTGAATAGCTACCATGAAACAGTTCGTCCTCATAGTTAATTTAACAAATGAATAGTATGTTTTCTTAGTTCTTTTTGTATGCAAGAGTTTTTTTTTTGACACACTAAATAAGGATTACATCATCCGCTAAAAATTGAACAAGAAAATCAGGGGTGCATCCGCCCAAACAGATGGGTTGTTCGCAAATCCCCATCTTGCTAGTTCATGAACTACAGCATTTGACTATATACACTACACAATGCTCAACAGTA
Above is a window of Triticum aestivum cultivar Chinese Spring chromosome 6B, IWGSC CS RefSeq v2.1, whole genome shotgun sequence DNA encoding:
- the LOC123133121 gene encoding disease resistance protein RGA5 gives rise to the protein MEFATGAMSSLLPKLGELLKEEYKLKESVKKGIEELEAELESMQAALVKVSSVPLDQLDRQVKIWANEVRELSYAIEDSLDSFVTRVEGVEPTKTKIKHLLKTARGELTKFKAWHEMANDIKNIESQVRKIKERRDKYKIDDVVGNLATTTVDPRLSSLYNKVSDLVGIDKAIDELVKVLSDGVEMFENNLKIVSIVGFGGLGKTTLAKALYDKLSKTYQCQGFVPVGQNPNTKKVLRDILLELNTELYRDAATMDERKLINQLQKVLAGKRYFIVIDDIWDTQTWETIKCAFVDSHPKSRLIITTRIVDVATKAVVSTTCNHFLKITPKCYSIQEHLVVKDLLK